The following proteins come from a genomic window of Enterobacter chengduensis:
- the sdhE gene encoding FAD assembly factor SdhE, protein MDINNKARIHWACRRGMRELDISIMPFFEYEYDTLSDDDKRLFVRLLESDDPDLFNWLMNHGKPADTELQRMVQLIQTRNRERGPVAI, encoded by the coding sequence ATGGATATTAACAACAAGGCCCGTATTCACTGGGCGTGCCGCCGCGGCATGCGTGAACTTGATATCTCCATCATGCCTTTCTTCGAATATGAGTACGACACCTTAAGCGATGACGATAAGCGTCTGTTTGTTCGCCTGCTTGAGTCTGACGATCCGGATTTGTTCAACTGGCTGATGAACCACGGCAAACCCGCCGACACCGAGTTGCAACGGATGGTGCAATTAATTCAAACACGGAATCGGGAACGTGGTCCTGTGGCAATCTGA
- a CDS encoding protein YgfX codes for MVLWQSDLRVSWRSQWMSLLLHGLVAAFVLLMPWPLSYTPLWLLLLSFVVFDSVRSQRRINARQGEIKLLMDSRLRWQGKEWDILGMPWMLNYGMMLRLRNVEGGRCQHLWLAADSMDAAEWRDLRRMLLQQTTQG; via the coding sequence GTGGTCCTGTGGCAATCTGATCTTCGCGTCTCGTGGCGCTCGCAGTGGATGTCTTTATTGCTCCACGGCCTGGTTGCGGCCTTTGTGTTACTGATGCCGTGGCCGCTGAGCTATACGCCGCTGTGGCTGCTGTTACTGTCGTTTGTCGTTTTTGACAGCGTGCGCAGCCAGCGTCGCATTAATGCTCGTCAGGGAGAAATTAAGTTACTGATGGATTCCCGCCTGCGCTGGCAGGGAAAAGAGTGGGATATTCTCGGTATGCCCTGGATGCTCAACTACGGCATGATGCTACGGTTACGCAACGTAGAGGGCGGGCGTTGCCAGCACCTGTGGCTGGCGGCTGACAGTATGGACGCTGCCGAATGGCGAGACCTGCGCCGGATGCTGTTGCAACAGACGACGCAGGGGTAA
- the fldB gene encoding flavodoxin FldB: protein MNIGLFYGSSTCYTEMAAEKIRDIIGPELVTLHNLKDDALTLMEQYDVLILGIPTWDFGEIQEDWEAIWDQLDALNLDGKIIAMYGMGDQLGYGEWFLDALGMLHDKLAPKGVSFIGYWPTEGYEFTSKKPIIADGELFVGLALDETNQYDLSDERLQSWCEQILGEMAEKFS, encoded by the coding sequence ATGAATATTGGTCTGTTCTATGGTTCCAGCACCTGCTACACCGAAATGGCGGCAGAGAAAATTCGCGACATCATTGGTCCGGAACTGGTGACGTTGCATAACCTGAAAGATGACGCGCTTACGCTGATGGAGCAGTATGACGTGCTGATCCTCGGCATCCCGACCTGGGATTTCGGTGAGATACAAGAGGACTGGGAGGCTATCTGGGACCAGCTTGATGCGCTCAACCTCGACGGCAAAATCATTGCCATGTACGGCATGGGGGATCAGCTGGGTTACGGGGAATGGTTCCTGGACGCGCTCGGCATGCTGCACGACAAGCTGGCGCCAAAAGGAGTGTCGTTTATCGGCTACTGGCCAACCGAAGGTTACGAGTTCACCAGTAAAAAACCGATTATTGCCGACGGCGAGCTGTTTGTTGGGCTCGCACTGGATGAAACCAACCAGTACGATCTCAGCGATGAACGCCTGCAAAGCTGGTGCGAGCAGATTCTGGGCGAAATGGCTGAAAAGTTTAGCTAA
- the dsbC gene encoding bifunctional protein-disulfide isomerase/oxidoreductase DsbC has translation MKKTFALFTLLAASFTGFAHADDAAIKQSLAKLGVTGSDIQPAPVAGMKTVLTNSGVLYVTEDGKHIIQGPMYDVSGAQPVNVTNQLLMKNLNALEKEMIVYKAAQEKHVITVFTDITCGYCHKLHEEMKDYNALGITVRYLAFPRAGVQSQPEQDMKAIWCAKDRNKAFDDAMNGKGVKPASCDIDIANHYALGVQFGVSGTPAIVLSNGYVVPGYQGPKEMKEFLDAHQKQFGGK, from the coding sequence ATGAAAAAGACTTTTGCGCTGTTCACCCTGCTGGCAGCCTCCTTTACCGGTTTCGCCCATGCGGACGACGCCGCCATCAAACAGTCGCTGGCTAAGCTTGGCGTTACCGGCAGCGATATTCAGCCTGCACCGGTTGCCGGCATGAAAACGGTGCTAACCAACAGCGGCGTGCTGTACGTCACCGAAGACGGCAAGCACATTATTCAGGGGCCGATGTACGACGTGAGCGGCGCGCAGCCGGTCAACGTGACCAACCAGCTGCTGATGAAAAACCTGAACGCGCTCGAAAAAGAGATGATCGTCTATAAAGCGGCGCAGGAAAAACACGTGATTACCGTCTTCACCGACATCACCTGCGGCTACTGCCACAAGCTGCATGAAGAGATGAAAGACTACAACGCGCTGGGCATTACCGTGCGTTACCTGGCCTTCCCGCGCGCGGGCGTGCAGAGCCAGCCAGAGCAGGACATGAAGGCGATCTGGTGTGCGAAAGACCGCAACAAAGCGTTTGACGACGCGATGAACGGCAAAGGCGTTAAGCCAGCCTCCTGCGACATTGATATCGCTAACCACTACGCGCTGGGCGTGCAGTTTGGCGTGAGCGGTACGCCTGCGATTGTCCTGAGCAACGGCTATGTCGTTCCGGGCTATCAGGGACCGAAAGAGATGAAAGAGTTCCTCGACGCGCACCAGAAACAGTTTGGTGGTAAATAA
- the recJ gene encoding single-stranded-DNA-specific exonuclease RecJ, with the protein MKAPIKLRRREAVEPVDLPDDLPALLKRLYASRGVRRAEDLERSVKGMLPWQQLSGIEKATEMLYNALREGTRIVVVGDFDADGATSTALSVLSLRALGCNNVTYLVPNRFEDGYGLSPEVVDQAHARGAQMIMTVDNGISSHSGVDRAHALGIPVLVTDHHLPGETLPDAEAIINPNLRDCDFPSKSLAGVGVAFYLMLALRTLLRDKGWFESRGIAVPNLAEYLDLVALGTVADVVALDTNNRILTWQGLSRIRAGKCRPGIKALLEIANRDPLKLAASDLGFALGPRLNAAGRLDDMSVGVALLLCDNIGEARVLANELDALNQTRKEIEQGMQAEALTLCEKLERSGDTLPGGLAMYHPEWHQGVVGILASRIKERFHRPVIAFAPAGDGTLKGSGRSIQGLHMRDALERLDTLYPGLMIKFGGHAMAAGLSLEEAKFDEFQRLFGELVTDWIDPALLQGEVVSDGPLSAAEMTMDVAQMLRDAGPWGQMFPEPLFDGRFRLLQQRIVGERHLKVMVEPVGGGPLLDGIAFNVDTTVWPDNGVREVELAYKLDINEFRGNRTLQIIIDNIWPI; encoded by the coding sequence GTGAAAGCCCCGATAAAATTACGCCGCCGCGAGGCGGTTGAACCGGTTGATTTGCCAGACGATCTCCCGGCACTGCTGAAGCGACTCTACGCCAGCCGCGGCGTGCGTCGCGCTGAAGACCTTGAGCGCAGCGTGAAAGGGATGCTGCCCTGGCAGCAGCTGAGCGGCATCGAAAAAGCCACTGAGATGCTCTACAACGCGCTTCGTGAGGGAACGCGGATCGTGGTGGTAGGGGATTTCGACGCCGACGGCGCAACCAGCACCGCGCTGAGCGTGCTCAGCCTGCGCGCGCTGGGCTGCAATAACGTCACGTATCTGGTGCCGAACCGTTTCGAAGACGGCTACGGCCTCAGCCCGGAAGTGGTCGATCAGGCCCACGCCCGCGGGGCACAGATGATCATGACCGTCGACAACGGGATCTCTTCCCATTCGGGCGTCGATCGCGCCCACGCGCTGGGGATCCCGGTGCTGGTTACCGATCACCACCTGCCCGGTGAAACGCTGCCTGACGCCGAAGCGATTATTAACCCCAACCTGCGCGACTGCGATTTTCCCTCGAAATCCCTCGCGGGCGTAGGCGTGGCGTTTTATCTGATGCTGGCGCTGCGTACCCTGCTTCGCGATAAGGGCTGGTTCGAATCCCGCGGTATTGCCGTACCGAACCTGGCCGAATATCTCGACCTGGTGGCGCTGGGCACCGTCGCAGACGTGGTGGCGCTCGACACCAATAACCGCATTTTGACCTGGCAGGGCTTAAGCCGCATTCGGGCAGGCAAGTGCCGTCCGGGGATCAAGGCGCTGCTTGAAATTGCCAACCGCGACCCGCTCAAGCTGGCGGCAAGCGATTTGGGCTTCGCCCTCGGGCCGCGCCTGAACGCGGCGGGAAGGCTGGACGATATGTCGGTCGGCGTGGCGCTGCTGCTGTGCGACAACATCGGTGAAGCGCGCGTGCTGGCCAACGAGCTGGACGCGCTGAACCAGACCCGTAAAGAGATTGAGCAGGGGATGCAGGCCGAAGCGCTAACCCTGTGCGAAAAACTTGAGCGCAGCGGCGACACGCTGCCGGGCGGGCTGGCGATGTACCACCCCGAGTGGCATCAGGGCGTGGTCGGCATTCTGGCGTCGCGCATTAAAGAGCGCTTCCACCGTCCGGTGATCGCGTTCGCCCCCGCGGGCGACGGCACGCTGAAAGGCTCTGGCCGTTCGATTCAGGGTCTGCACATGCGCGATGCGCTTGAGCGTCTCGATACGCTGTATCCCGGGCTGATGATCAAGTTCGGCGGCCATGCGATGGCGGCGGGCCTGTCTCTGGAAGAGGCGAAATTCGACGAGTTCCAGCGTCTGTTTGGCGAGCTGGTCACCGACTGGATTGACCCGGCCCTGCTGCAGGGGGAAGTGGTGTCCGACGGGCCATTGTCGGCGGCGGAAATGACCATGGACGTCGCGCAAATGCTGCGTGATGCGGGCCCCTGGGGGCAGATGTTCCCGGAACCGCTGTTCGACGGGCGTTTCCGCCTGCTGCAGCAGCGTATCGTCGGCGAACGTCATCTTAAGGTGATGGTAGAGCCCGTGGGCGGCGGCCCGCTGCTGGACGGCATTGCCTTCAACGTGGACACGACGGTATGGCCGGACAACGGCGTGCGCGAGGTCGAGCTGGCGTACAAACTGGACATCAACGAGTTTCGCGGTAACCGCACCCTTCAGATCATCATCGACAATATCTGGCCAATTTAG
- the xerD gene encoding site-specific tyrosine recombinase XerD: MEKDLALIEQFLDALWLEKNLAENTLSAYRRDLTMLVEWLAHRGLSLASAQHDDLQALLGERIAGGYKATSSARLLSAMRRLFQHLYREKIREDDPSALLASPKLPQRLPKDLSEAQVERLLQSPAVDLPLELRDKAMLELLYATGLRVSELVGLTMSDISLRQGVVRVIGKGNKERLVPLGEEAVYWLETYLEHGRPWLLNGVSIDVLFPSQRAQQMTRQTFWHRIKHYATLAGIDSEKLSPHVLRHAFATHLLNHGADLRVVQMLLGHSDLSTTQIYTHVATERLRQLHQQHHPRA; this comes from the coding sequence GTGGAAAAGGATCTCGCACTGATCGAACAGTTTCTCGACGCGCTGTGGCTGGAGAAAAATCTGGCCGAGAATACCCTCAGCGCCTATCGTCGCGATCTCACCATGCTGGTGGAGTGGCTGGCACACCGGGGGTTATCCCTTGCGAGTGCACAGCATGACGACCTGCAGGCGCTGCTTGGGGAACGTATCGCGGGGGGCTACAAAGCCACCAGTTCTGCACGCTTGCTCAGCGCCATGCGCCGGCTGTTCCAGCACCTTTACCGTGAGAAGATCCGCGAAGACGATCCCAGCGCGCTGCTGGCATCCCCTAAGCTCCCGCAGCGGCTGCCGAAAGATCTCAGCGAAGCACAAGTTGAGAGATTATTACAGTCACCGGCAGTTGACCTGCCGCTGGAGTTACGCGATAAAGCCATGCTTGAGCTATTGTATGCTACCGGCTTGCGCGTTTCGGAACTGGTTGGCCTGACGATGAGCGACATCAGCCTGCGTCAGGGCGTGGTGCGCGTCATCGGTAAAGGGAATAAAGAAAGGCTGGTGCCGCTGGGTGAAGAGGCGGTTTACTGGCTGGAAACGTATCTGGAACACGGTCGCCCGTGGTTGCTCAACGGGGTGTCTATTGACGTCCTGTTTCCGAGCCAGCGCGCTCAGCAGATGACGCGGCAAACGTTCTGGCATCGCATCAAGCATTACGCCACACTGGCGGGTATCGACAGTGAAAAGCTTTCGCCGCACGTATTGCGTCACGCCTTCGCGACGCATCTGTTAAACCACGGCGCTGATTTACGCGTGGTACAGATGCTGCTGGGGCACAGCGATCTTTCCACGACGCAAATTTACACCCATGTCGCGACGGAACGCCTGCGGCAGCTACACCAACAGCACCACCCTCGCGCGTGA